The Leptospira fletcheri genome includes a region encoding these proteins:
- a CDS encoding ATP-binding protein, translated as MRKDGNLLEKSHEFMDGLFDQLPLPSLVIGPTGILQLINRQFEILSGFPKAEVEEHLKWSEFAHPDDRDSFAELFQSLSVNKESVATRFRTRIRTKSGFKNVYVRVQTLMKGQNRNRILVQLQELNEDGLLRDYELSDTDYRWRSILIEGMDSVAVLDLNGNILFVSKTLSGTSVDRYLGKNVYSVLNSSEGAKFRSLLRQVVDTQSPISWQLWSDFAGVKRHYFIRVSPVTRLGEIYSIIVLITDTTEQKESDADQLKRIELQRRRQKLEALGTLAAGVAHEINNPLTGILNYAEIVRGQIGANEHLRKNLDIIIRESERISVIVRNLLGFVHKEELIRVECKMGEILFSAVQLLLPFMIKDEISIEGLQESGLDSEIPYVEAEPNKLKQVFLNLLTNSRDSLNDKYPGSHPNKKIRIYQSVVKRGETHYVKVSVEDAGTGIKKENRSRIFDPFFTTKATSSGTGLGLSVSYDIVRDFAGEIDFETAEGEFTRFDIILPATEKNS; from the coding sequence GTGAGGAAGGATGGAAATTTATTAGAGAAGTCGCATGAATTCATGGACGGTCTCTTCGATCAATTGCCTCTTCCGTCCCTTGTAATAGGCCCTACCGGAATCCTTCAGTTAATCAACCGACAATTCGAAATTCTCTCCGGTTTCCCAAAAGCGGAAGTGGAAGAACATCTGAAGTGGTCCGAGTTTGCGCATCCCGACGACCGCGACAGTTTTGCGGAATTGTTCCAGAGCCTATCGGTAAACAAAGAATCCGTTGCGACTCGGTTCAGGACCAGAATCAGAACCAAAAGTGGATTTAAGAACGTTTATGTTCGAGTCCAAACCCTGATGAAGGGGCAAAACCGAAATAGGATCCTTGTACAACTTCAGGAGTTGAACGAAGACGGTCTTTTACGGGATTACGAGCTTTCCGATACGGACTATCGATGGAGATCGATTCTGATCGAAGGAATGGACTCCGTCGCGGTTTTGGATCTAAACGGAAACATATTGTTCGTAAGTAAGACTCTGAGCGGGACGAGCGTCGATCGGTATCTCGGAAAGAACGTGTATTCGGTTTTGAATTCCTCCGAAGGAGCAAAGTTTCGTTCCTTGCTTCGGCAGGTCGTCGACACGCAAAGTCCGATTTCCTGGCAGCTATGGAGCGACTTTGCCGGAGTCAAACGGCATTATTTTATAAGAGTTTCCCCCGTTACCAGACTGGGAGAAATTTATTCGATTATCGTTTTGATAACCGACACGACCGAGCAGAAGGAATCCGATGCGGATCAGTTGAAGCGGATCGAACTTCAAAGACGCAGACAAAAATTGGAAGCGCTCGGAACTTTAGCGGCCGGCGTGGCACATGAAATCAACAATCCATTGACCGGTATTCTGAATTATGCGGAGATCGTAAGGGGTCAAATCGGCGCGAACGAGCACTTACGAAAAAATTTGGATATCATTATCCGTGAGAGCGAGCGTATCTCCGTCATCGTTCGGAATCTTTTGGGTTTCGTTCACAAAGAAGAACTCATTAGAGTCGAATGTAAAATGGGGGAAATTCTATTCTCCGCCGTACAGTTGCTTCTGCCTTTTATGATCAAGGACGAAATTTCGATCGAAGGATTGCAGGAATCGGGTCTGGATTCCGAGATTCCTTACGTCGAAGCGGAACCGAATAAACTCAAACAAGTTTTCCTGAATCTGCTTACGAACTCCCGGGATTCCCTGAACGATAAGTACCCGGGCTCGCATCCGAATAAGAAAATACGTATTTACCAATCGGTAGTGAAACGCGGGGAGACGCATTACGTAAAAGTCTCCGTGGAAGACGCAGGAACTGGAATCAAAAAGGAAAACCGATCCAGAATCTTCGACCCTTTCTTTACTACCAAGGCCACGTCTAGCGGAACCGGGCTAGGGCTTTCCGTCAGTTATGATATCGTACGGGATTTTGCCGGCGAAATCGATTTCGAAACGGCGGAAGGGGAATTTACCCGCTTCGATATAATCCTACCTGCAACCGAAAAGAATTCTTGA
- a CDS encoding FKBP-type peptidyl-prolyl cis-trans isomerase, translating to MGAGILFSQAQGLVVKDIKKGTGKEAFNGSNVTVHYTGWLTNGKKFDSSKDRGQPFNFDLGSGQVIRGWDKGVQGMKEGGIRKLTIPPELGYGSRGAGADIPPNSTLIFEVELLKVY from the coding sequence ATGGGTGCGGGGATTTTATTCTCCCAAGCTCAGGGGCTAGTCGTAAAGGATATCAAGAAAGGTACGGGCAAGGAAGCCTTTAACGGTTCTAACGTAACCGTTCATTATACCGGATGGCTGACGAACGGTAAAAAATTCGATAGTTCCAAGGACCGCGGCCAACCTTTCAATTTCGATCTCGGATCAGGCCAAGTGATCAGGGGTTGGGATAAGGGAGTCCAAGGAATGAAGGAAGGCGGAATCAGGAAACTGACCATTCCTCCGGAACTCGGATACGGATCCAGAGGGGCCGGAGCCGATATCCCACCCAATTCCACCCTGATTTTCGAAGTGGAATTACTGAAAGTATACTGA
- a CDS encoding SpoIIE family protein phosphatase encodes MSEPDKNFSGPQAAFQSASRRDVIRILERITDAFLSLDGEFRIVYANFEAEHLLDVLRENLVGKRITEILPQFSGTPLFPSIVDARRTGIHKDLELLDPTDGTWYEVRLFPSHDDLAVYFRDVTARKLGEVKLRESEERLSELVRTSLEPILSLNSDMEIVLINPAAEALFGYSSWEVIRRHIKFLVPDRHKKWGSTVVQRLSETPDKGIFGPFRGKRKDGTEPILEVSVSKMRTSSGNGFTLIVRDVTERIRTERKLKNTVEKLRQVDRERNHLLHHLEDQVRERSKELSRFYKLMKEELSLAQRVQKSLLPPIDTSIRGASTFITYLPVMDVGGDWYDVFEVRPGILRILLADATGHGVQAALVTMTIKGVCEPIKYLAVSPSELLAGINMDYCRNFRSLQMYFSCFIMDIDVNRKELKFASAGHPAVFWKTEDETRLLERTGSLVGLSSEMKFGEEIRAYKSGDSLLMVTDGIFEEFDSEQHPFGEERIEAIYKTSGLEGKALHDRMLKDMKAHLGKREPQDDITLVSVALS; translated from the coding sequence ATGTCCGAGCCAGATAAAAATTTTTCCGGACCGCAGGCGGCATTCCAGTCAGCGTCCCGTCGGGACGTAATTCGAATTTTGGAGAGAATCACGGACGCTTTCCTGTCTTTGGACGGAGAGTTCAGGATCGTTTACGCAAACTTCGAAGCGGAACATTTGCTGGACGTCCTGCGTGAAAATCTGGTGGGAAAAAGGATTACGGAAATTCTTCCCCAATTTTCGGGAACACCTTTGTTTCCGTCAATTGTGGATGCCAGACGTACTGGAATTCATAAAGATTTGGAACTACTGGATCCTACGGATGGAACCTGGTACGAAGTCAGGCTTTTCCCCTCGCATGACGATTTGGCCGTTTACTTTCGGGATGTAACTGCCAGAAAATTAGGAGAAGTCAAACTTCGGGAGTCCGAAGAAAGGCTTTCCGAATTGGTCCGAACTTCTTTGGAACCGATCCTTTCTTTGAATTCGGATATGGAGATCGTACTCATCAATCCTGCCGCAGAAGCTCTATTCGGGTATAGCAGTTGGGAAGTGATTCGTAGGCATATTAAATTCCTAGTTCCGGACAGACATAAAAAATGGGGGAGTACAGTCGTACAGAGACTTTCAGAGACTCCGGATAAGGGAATTTTCGGGCCCTTCCGCGGGAAAAGAAAAGACGGAACCGAACCCATCCTCGAAGTCTCCGTTTCAAAAATGAGGACTTCCTCCGGAAACGGATTCACGTTGATTGTAAGAGACGTCACGGAACGGATCCGAACAGAAAGAAAGTTGAAAAACACCGTGGAAAAATTGAGGCAGGTCGACAGAGAAAGAAACCATCTACTGCACCATTTGGAGGACCAGGTGAGGGAAAGGTCGAAAGAACTTTCCCGGTTCTACAAGCTGATGAAGGAGGAATTGAGTCTGGCACAGAGAGTGCAAAAAAGCCTTTTGCCTCCGATCGACACGTCCATTCGGGGGGCGTCCACTTTCATCACTTATCTTCCCGTTATGGACGTGGGCGGCGATTGGTACGACGTATTCGAAGTTCGTCCCGGAATCCTTCGCATCCTGCTCGCGGATGCGACCGGGCATGGAGTTCAAGCGGCACTCGTGACTATGACGATTAAAGGGGTGTGCGAACCGATCAAATATTTGGCGGTTTCTCCATCCGAACTATTGGCGGGAATCAATATGGATTATTGCAGAAATTTCCGCAGTCTTCAGATGTATTTCTCCTGCTTTATCATGGACATAGACGTGAATCGGAAAGAGTTGAAATTCGCGTCGGCGGGTCACCCCGCCGTTTTTTGGAAAACGGAGGACGAGACTCGTCTTTTGGAACGAACCGGTTCCCTAGTAGGTTTAAGTAGCGAAATGAAATTCGGAGAAGAAATCCGGGCTTATAAGTCCGGTGATTCGCTGTTAATGGTGACCGACGGTATTTTCGAGGAGTTCGATTCCGAGCAGCATCCGTTCGGAGAAGAAAGGATAGAAGCGATCTATAAAACTTCCGGACTGGAAGGCAAAGCATTGCACGATCGGATGTTAAAGGATATGAAAGCTCATCTAGGAAAAAGAGAGCCTCAGGATGATATCACCCTTGTATCCGTGGCTTTATCCTAA
- a CDS encoding TRAP transporter large permease subunit, protein MWRKIVSWSVLFFLFVPLIQSGAQLVQARLLGLGGSIWPEYAMIRNVCMAGLATAGDQRAEVSESDSELLEELDMGSAVKPSSSAGPTETQLELAKLAANLTWTQATYCGIERRLSWITIFATDYIPMTMVVLLLVAGTVSTTRRYHIALRNPENFREEFVTELSQIAANLIVLVSAAYMLPLQKGVEAQIQVLWISGLAFLSFLNLYNLRHPVFAPGKEAVEKKGNLAHILLCIPLYCWMAFVCGLYFFVLEHHPAGLAIYLQKLTAHATLYIQIGLYVWTGILLRDTSLGHRFFDLLNPWKLPSELMAVIIVVVAALPTAYSGASGIVVLALGATIFTELRRAGATQERALAATAMSGSLGVVLPPCLLVVIVASLNLDVTTDELFHWGWRVFAVSSTLFLLVSWFTRKESWKIRPATDAWQQTWKAFKPFSIYMLVSVSIVLIIVLGLGTHFDEHTAPYILPLAMLALLSIDYKLSKSSHPITEPAREAVKLSRTSYDAGSHLGALLLLMGLSACMGGVFERSEVINLFPTQLGSPISAMVVLTIALVIIGMLMDPYGAVILVSVTLYPIAKANGIHPLNFWMTALVSFELGYLTPPVALNHLLTKHVVRELLVKDTTLEGKGFLGRHEHIVIPIVVLFLTLLVTAFGPILFG, encoded by the coding sequence ATGTGGAGAAAGATCGTTTCCTGGTCCGTATTGTTTTTCCTTTTCGTACCTTTGATCCAAAGCGGGGCCCAGCTCGTACAAGCTAGGCTCCTAGGTCTGGGTGGAAGTATTTGGCCGGAATATGCGATGATCCGGAATGTCTGCATGGCGGGTCTCGCTACGGCGGGCGACCAGAGAGCGGAGGTAAGCGAATCGGACTCCGAGCTTTTGGAAGAACTGGACATGGGATCGGCCGTTAAGCCGAGTTCCTCCGCCGGACCTACGGAAACCCAGTTAGAATTGGCCAAGCTGGCTGCGAATCTGACCTGGACCCAAGCGACGTACTGCGGTATTGAAAGACGCCTTTCTTGGATTACGATCTTTGCTACGGATTATATTCCGATGACGATGGTCGTGCTTCTTCTGGTTGCAGGAACCGTTTCCACTACGAGACGATATCATATCGCTCTGCGAAACCCCGAGAATTTTAGGGAAGAATTCGTAACCGAACTCAGCCAGATCGCGGCGAATCTGATCGTTCTCGTCTCCGCAGCTTACATGCTTCCCCTCCAAAAAGGAGTCGAGGCGCAGATCCAAGTACTTTGGATCTCCGGTTTGGCCTTTTTATCCTTTTTGAACCTGTACAATCTCCGTCATCCGGTGTTCGCTCCTGGAAAGGAAGCAGTAGAAAAGAAGGGAAACCTTGCGCATATCCTTCTTTGTATTCCTCTTTACTGTTGGATGGCTTTCGTTTGCGGTCTGTACTTTTTCGTTTTGGAACACCACCCGGCAGGTTTGGCGATCTATCTGCAAAAGTTAACGGCTCATGCGACTCTTTACATCCAGATCGGATTGTACGTATGGACGGGAATTCTCCTCCGGGATACTTCTCTAGGACATAGATTTTTCGATCTTCTGAATCCTTGGAAACTTCCTTCGGAATTAATGGCTGTCATCATCGTAGTGGTCGCGGCACTTCCTACGGCCTACAGTGGAGCGTCCGGAATCGTAGTGCTAGCGTTAGGCGCCACGATTTTTACGGAGTTGAGAAGGGCGGGCGCCACACAGGAAAGGGCTCTTGCGGCGACAGCCATGTCCGGAAGTCTCGGAGTGGTTTTACCTCCTTGCCTACTTGTAGTCATCGTCGCGTCTTTAAATCTAGACGTAACTACGGACGAACTGTTCCATTGGGGTTGGAGGGTGTTTGCAGTTTCTTCCACCCTATTCCTGTTAGTGAGTTGGTTTACGAGAAAGGAGTCCTGGAAAATACGTCCGGCGACCGATGCGTGGCAACAAACCTGGAAAGCGTTTAAGCCTTTCAGCATCTATATGCTGGTTTCCGTTTCCATCGTTCTCATCATCGTTTTGGGATTGGGTACTCATTTCGACGAACATACCGCGCCTTACATTCTACCTCTCGCGATGCTTGCGCTGTTGTCCATAGATTATAAGCTATCCAAATCTTCGCATCCTATCACCGAGCCTGCGAGAGAGGCGGTAAAACTTTCCAGAACTTCATACGATGCGGGATCCCACCTCGGCGCTCTTTTGTTACTCATGGGTCTTTCCGCCTGTATGGGGGGAGTGTTCGAACGATCCGAGGTCATCAATCTATTTCCCACGCAATTAGGTTCTCCGATTTCCGCGATGGTGGTGCTTACGATCGCTTTGGTGATTATCGGAATGCTGATGGATCCGTACGGAGCGGTGATTCTGGTTTCCGTTACTCTCTATCCGATCGCGAAGGCCAACGGAATTCATCCTTTGAATTTCTGGATGACGGCGCTCGTTTCCTTCGAATTGGGATACCTCACTCCTCCCGTGGCTTTAAACCACTTACTTACGAAACACGTCGTCCGGGAACTTTTAGTAAAGGATACGACTTTGGAGGGAAAAGGATTTCTCGGAAGGCACGAACATATCGTTATCCCGATCGTAGTACTTTTCCTCACGTTACTCGTAACCGCTTTTGGACCGATCCTTTTCGGTTGA
- a CDS encoding inorganic phosphate transporter yields the protein MDIFLIIVGVMCILGVMDLVVGVSNDAVNFTNSAVGARAASRRSILIIASIGVLVGAMSSSGMMEVARKGIFRPEYFSLAELMFLFLAVMVADIILLDLYNTLGLPTSTTVSLVFELLGASLAIAFLKTETPNDAFRIINAESALKIIFGIVLSVILAFFAGMILMFLFRLVFSFKLEKTLRRFGGVFAGLSTTTVLFFVILTAMKGSTMISKDVLKWLNLHFGQIILFSFIGFSVLFQILVLSGRNVLKFVVLLGTAALAMAFASNDLVNFIGVPIASLQTHELIRSLNGDSGALAAGLAGEVPTPNLLLFLAALVMIISLFRSKKAETVTLTEVNLGSQGQTIETFQTSLAARVFVQIALGIYRPLRAILPKSLRSWIAERMKNNASEDIVRIHESDAFDLLRASVNILIASGLILIGTMQKLPLSTTFVTFMVAMGTSLADGAWQKENAIHRVSGVLTVVGGWFMTAIFASVLGGIIAVSFFYFGFAAVIGVLALTLFLVVLFAKVHGQRKATYDESVEKLVNLTNHPEKALAKTVSSISGSLILAKKAMNNVCSGYINGKKKDFKQTGRLLKNLKKTYESSISGFLTLAERHFDESEFQSIHPMTGALGYIDRISENISNILRSSSNSIDSHRTALNKDEREDLKDLRKLAEEGFELLVDSDKIPSLLEKARSKKKLKELSDIKIRIYKNQMKRIRKGESKLKSSVAYFVIVEELVDINENLMALAEDLAQVIPWAESKKRALQRSAPHIGNGKISTFPAPSAGKQKKKKKQKT from the coding sequence ATGGATATTTTTCTGATCATCGTAGGAGTCATGTGCATCCTCGGAGTGATGGACCTCGTTGTAGGGGTCTCCAACGACGCGGTGAATTTTACGAACTCTGCGGTGGGTGCGAGAGCCGCTTCCCGCCGGTCCATCCTGATCATCGCATCCATCGGAGTGCTGGTCGGAGCCATGAGTTCCAGCGGAATGATGGAGGTCGCTAGAAAAGGGATTTTTCGACCGGAATACTTCTCTCTGGCGGAGTTGATGTTTCTCTTTTTGGCGGTAATGGTCGCGGATATCATCCTTCTGGATCTTTATAATACCTTAGGACTCCCGACTTCCACGACGGTTTCCTTGGTCTTCGAATTACTCGGCGCCTCTCTGGCGATCGCATTTCTAAAGACCGAAACTCCGAACGACGCGTTCAGAATCATCAATGCGGAAAGTGCTCTCAAGATCATCTTCGGAATCGTACTCTCGGTCATCCTTGCCTTTTTTGCCGGAATGATTCTGATGTTCCTCTTCCGCCTAGTCTTTAGTTTCAAATTGGAAAAAACTCTCCGTCGCTTCGGCGGTGTGTTCGCAGGATTGTCTACGACAACCGTCTTATTCTTCGTAATTTTGACTGCGATGAAAGGCTCCACAATGATCAGTAAAGACGTGCTGAAATGGCTGAACCTTCACTTCGGTCAGATCATTCTTTTTTCCTTCATCGGATTTTCTGTGCTCTTCCAGATTCTGGTGCTTTCCGGTAGAAACGTTCTGAAATTCGTCGTGCTCCTCGGAACGGCGGCTCTCGCCATGGCTTTTGCCAGCAACGACTTAGTGAACTTCATCGGAGTTCCCATCGCAAGCCTCCAGACTCACGAACTGATCCGATCCTTAAATGGGGATTCCGGTGCCCTAGCGGCGGGTTTGGCGGGAGAAGTACCTACGCCGAATCTTCTTCTGTTTCTCGCGGCTCTCGTAATGATCATTTCCCTTTTCCGTTCTAAGAAAGCGGAGACGGTTACTCTGACGGAAGTCAACTTGGGTTCCCAAGGGCAAACGATCGAGACGTTTCAAACCAGTTTAGCGGCAAGGGTATTCGTTCAGATAGCGCTAGGAATCTACCGACCTCTTCGGGCGATTCTTCCGAAATCCCTACGTTCCTGGATCGCGGAAAGGATGAAAAACAACGCTTCCGAGGACATCGTGCGGATCCATGAATCGGACGCCTTCGACCTCTTGCGTGCCTCGGTCAATATTCTGATCGCATCCGGTTTAATTCTGATCGGAACCATGCAAAAGCTCCCTCTCTCCACCACCTTCGTTACCTTCATGGTGGCGATGGGAACATCTCTCGCCGACGGTGCATGGCAGAAGGAAAACGCGATCCACCGAGTCAGCGGAGTACTGACCGTTGTAGGCGGTTGGTTTATGACGGCGATCTTTGCGTCCGTGCTCGGCGGAATCATCGCGGTTTCCTTCTTTTACTTCGGATTTGCTGCGGTAATAGGAGTCCTCGCCTTGACTCTTTTCCTCGTCGTCCTATTCGCGAAAGTACACGGACAACGAAAAGCGACTTACGACGAGAGTGTGGAAAAGTTGGTCAATCTGACCAACCATCCGGAAAAGGCCTTAGCCAAAACCGTTTCCTCCATTTCAGGAAGTCTCATCCTCGCCAAGAAAGCGATGAACAACGTCTGCTCCGGATATATCAACGGGAAAAAGAAGGATTTCAAGCAGACGGGAAGACTTCTAAAAAACCTGAAAAAGACGTACGAGAGTTCGATCTCCGGTTTTCTGACTTTGGCCGAAAGACATTTCGACGAAAGCGAATTCCAGTCCATCCATCCGATGACCGGCGCTCTCGGTTACATCGACCGGATCTCCGAAAATATTTCGAATATACTCAGGAGCAGTTCGAACAGCATAGATTCCCATCGCACCGCATTGAATAAGGACGAACGTGAGGACCTGAAAGACCTGCGCAAACTCGCCGAGGAAGGGTTCGAACTTTTGGTGGATTCCGATAAAATTCCTAGCCTACTGGAAAAAGCCAGATCCAAAAAGAAACTCAAAGAGCTCTCAGATATCAAAATCCGGATTTATAAAAACCAGATGAAGCGGATCCGAAAAGGAGAAAGCAAACTGAAATCCAGCGTCGCCTATTTCGTAATCGTCGAGGAGTTGGTGGACATTAACGAAAATCTAATGGCCCTCGCCGAGGATTTGGCGCAAGTGATTCCCTGGGCGGAAAGCAAGAAAAGAGCCTTACAAAGATCGGCTCCTCATATCGGCAACGGCAAGATTTCCACATTTCCGGCGCCGTCGGCAGGAAAGCAGAAGAAAAAGAAGAAACAAAAAACCTGA
- a CDS encoding putative solute-binding protein, whose amino-acid sequence MKMKKLILLAAILSAFGSPIGLRNADAAEAVDRTMCVFDPSGAHGDVYKSAQRYQAQALTWGIRLDLKAYTDEVVANSDFKAGKCHMAFLTSLRVRGYVPQSGSIEAIGALPSYDLLHRTIEVLANPKARKLNVDGDYETMAMFPGGAVYLLLRDKNLKDIKDLAGKKIATLTYDQAATTMVDIVGASMVPAEIATFAGIFNNGRADACYSPAIGIKPLELMKGISPNGGIVRFPIGQLTFQIVARHKDFPENFGNTSRSWASSQFDSMLALTKRAEQEIPAKFWLEVPKELAKSYFEKFREVRIKLRDKKVYHPAILKLMKGVRCKTDPSATECSDNLE is encoded by the coding sequence ATGAAAATGAAAAAACTGATATTACTTGCGGCGATTTTGTCCGCATTCGGAAGTCCGATCGGACTGCGAAATGCGGACGCGGCGGAGGCAGTGGATCGCACGATGTGCGTCTTCGATCCTTCCGGCGCTCATGGGGATGTGTACAAATCCGCGCAGAGATACCAAGCACAGGCTCTCACTTGGGGGATCCGTCTGGATCTCAAAGCTTATACCGACGAGGTGGTCGCTAATAGCGATTTTAAAGCGGGCAAATGCCATATGGCATTCCTAACTTCCTTAAGGGTTCGAGGATATGTTCCTCAATCCGGATCCATCGAAGCGATCGGAGCCCTTCCTAGTTACGATCTTTTGCATAGAACGATAGAAGTTTTGGCCAATCCGAAAGCACGCAAGTTGAACGTGGACGGAGACTACGAAACCATGGCTATGTTTCCGGGCGGGGCAGTGTATCTTTTGCTGAGAGATAAAAATCTAAAAGACATCAAAGATTTGGCAGGCAAAAAGATCGCAACTTTGACCTACGACCAGGCCGCCACTACGATGGTGGATATCGTCGGCGCCTCCATGGTCCCGGCGGAGATCGCTACTTTTGCAGGTATTTTCAATAACGGAAGAGCGGATGCTTGTTATTCTCCCGCGATCGGGATCAAGCCTTTGGAACTTATGAAGGGAATTTCTCCGAACGGAGGTATCGTCCGTTTTCCCATCGGTCAATTGACCTTCCAGATCGTGGCACGGCACAAGGATTTTCCGGAGAATTTCGGAAACACTTCCAGAAGCTGGGCGTCCTCCCAATTCGATTCTATGCTCGCTTTGACCAAGAGAGCAGAGCAAGAGATTCCGGCAAAATTCTGGTTGGAAGTTCCCAAGGAATTGGCCAAAAGTTATTTCGAAAAATTCAGGGAAGTCCGGATCAAGCTTCGCGATAAGAAAGTATATCACCCGGCAATCTTAAAGCTGATGAAGGGAGTTCGTTGCAAGACGGACCCGAGCGCGACGGAATGTTCCGATAATTTGGAATAA
- a CDS encoding RNA recognition motif domain-containing protein has product MKISVGNLPQDWSEEDLQKLFSEFGQTQHISIKRDKLTGRSLGYGSLEMEDESAKKALNALNKKEISGKTLAVVDSEEWKKEFEKKQSLKGGSGGTKVLGSQTKGGFSGSGIRRTGGRGK; this is encoded by the coding sequence ATGAAAATTTCCGTGGGAAACCTTCCCCAGGATTGGTCCGAAGAGGACTTACAAAAATTGTTTTCCGAGTTCGGACAAACCCAGCACATTTCGATCAAAAGGGATAAGCTGACCGGACGCTCTTTGGGATACGGGTCGTTGGAAATGGAGGACGAATCCGCCAAAAAGGCTTTAAACGCTCTGAATAAAAAAGAAATTTCAGGAAAAACCCTGGCAGTCGTAGATTCGGAAGAATGGAAGAAAGAGTTCGAGAAAAAGCAGTCCTTAAAGGGAGGCAGTGGAGGCACGAAGGTGCTCGGCAGCCAAACGAAAGGAGGGTTTTCCGGCTCGGGTATTCGACGAACAGGTGGTAGAGGAAAATGA